A window of the Bradyrhizobium diazoefficiens genome harbors these coding sequences:
- a CDS encoding beta strand repeat-containing protein, protein MPATTFNTTAASTTATITKAALTVSASGVDRVYDATTGATVTLSDNHLGNDSLTLGYGSAGFGDKNVGTGKSVSVAGIQVTGTDAGNYTFNTTASTTATITKAALTVSASGVDRVYDATTGATVTLSDNHLGSDSLTLGYGSAGFGDKNVGTGKSVSVAGIQVTGADAGNYTFNTTASTTATITKAALTVSASGVDRVYDATTGATVALSDNHLGSDSLTLGYGSAGFGDKNVGTGKSVSVAGIQVTGADAGNYTFNTTASTTATITKAALTVSASGVDRVYDATTGATVTLSDNHLGNDSLTLGYGSAGFGDKNVGTGKSVSVAGIQVTGTDAGNYTFNTTASTTATITKAALTVSASGVDRVYDATTGATVTLSDNHLGSDSLTLGYGSAGFGDKNVGTGKSVSVAGIQVTGADAGNYTFNTTASTTADITKAALAVSASGVDRVYDATTGATVTLSDNHLGSDSLTLGYGSAGFGDKNVGTGKSVSVAGIQVTGADAGNYTFNTTASTTATITKAALTVSASGVDRVYDATTGATVALSDNHLGSDSLTLGYGSAGFGDKNVGTGKSVSVAGIQVTGADAGNYTFNTTASTTASITKAALTIAAASDSKTYDGSTTSTGTVTSSGLVAGDTLAGLSQSFDSRNAGPRTLSVDGGYTIADGNGGGNYRVTLQTAAGTILQKGLTLAAATDSKTYDRSVTSTGTVTSSGLVAGDTLAGLSQSFDSRNAGRRTLSVDGGYTIADGNGGGNYRVTLQTAAGTIAQRPLTVTADPKSRSVDDPNPLLTYAIGGLGLVSGDTLTGGLATAATAQSAAGSYAITLGSLAASPNYALTYVGNNLTIVENNLAAAPTASLITAGAQYQSPKTTSINFVTTPGTPGPLIAFTPSAPNTRTAAAPDRGDSNKTAANPNDVVTSSIGALTSSADGLVYQPISQYDPGQYSNDKLPDHVDQAGLATILTMIARAAGHELTPAATPPTIDRLFDPAKGADWHGVGWENPLVNKVTFGSGPQASDLSTAIALPLDGKTDIGALLGHGPVILGGAGDTWLLAVAMTESGIVADDPVTGTSVLLAYDSAAKTVGPISKIFDFTHNKWIALSGAANAGIDFVDEAKIAALQTMKAEKYLTFAVVK, encoded by the coding sequence ATGCCGGCAACTACCTTCAACACCACCGCCGCGAGCACGACGGCGACCATCACCAAGGCGGCGCTGACGGTGTCGGCGAGCGGGGTCGACCGGGTCTATGACGCGACCACCGGCGCCACGGTCACGCTGTCCGACAACCACCTCGGCAACGACAGCCTGACGCTGGGCTATGGCAGTGCCGGCTTCGGCGACAAGAACGTCGGCACCGGCAAGAGCGTGTCGGTGGCGGGCATCCAGGTGACCGGCACGGATGCCGGCAATTACACCTTCAACACCACCGCGAGCACGACGGCGACCATCACCAAGGCGGCGCTGACGGTGTCGGCGAGCGGGGTCGACCGGGTCTATGACGCGACCACCGGCGCCACGGTCACGCTGTCCGACAACCACCTCGGTAGCGACAGCCTGACGCTGGGCTATGGCAGCGCCGGCTTCGGCGACAAGAACGTCGGCACCGGCAAGAGCGTGTCGGTGGCGGGCATCCAGGTGACCGGCGCCGATGCCGGCAATTACACCTTCAACACCACCGCGAGCACGACGGCGACCATCACCAAGGCGGCGCTGACGGTGTCGGCGAGCGGGGTCGACCGGGTCTATGACGCGACCACCGGCGCCACGGTCGCGCTGTCCGACAACCACCTCGGCAGCGACAGCCTGACGCTGGGCTACGGCAGCGCCGGCTTCGGCGACAAGAACGTCGGCACCGGCAAGAGCGTGTCGGTAGCGGGCATCCAGGTGACCGGCGCCGATGCCGGCAACTACACCTTCAACACCACCGCGAGCACGACGGCGACCATCACCAAGGCGGCGCTGACGGTGTCGGCGAGCGGGGTCGACCGGGTCTATGACGCGACCACCGGCGCCACGGTCACGCTGTCCGACAACCACCTCGGCAACGACAGCCTGACGCTGGGCTATGGCAGTGCCGGCTTCGGCGACAAGAACGTCGGCACCGGCAAGAGCGTGTCGGTGGCGGGCATCCAGGTGACCGGCACCGATGCCGGCAATTACACCTTCAACACCACCGCGAGCACGACGGCGACCATCACCAAGGCGGCGCTGACGGTGTCGGCGAGCGGGGTCGACCGGGTCTATGACGCGACCACCGGCGCCACGGTCACGCTGTCCGACAACCACCTCGGCAGCGACAGCCTGACGCTGGGCTACGGCAGCGCCGGCTTCGGCGACAAGAACGTCGGCACCGGCAAGAGCGTGTCGGTGGCGGGCATCCAGGTGACCGGCGCGGATGCCGGCAATTACACCTTCAACACCACCGCGAGCACGACGGCTGATATCACCAAGGCGGCGCTCGCGGTGTCGGCGAGCGGGGTCGACCGGGTCTATGACGCGACCACCGGCGCCACGGTCACGCTGTCCGACAACCACCTCGGTAGCGACAGCCTGACGCTGGGCTATGGCAGCGCCGGCTTCGGCGACAAGAACGTCGGCACCGGCAAGAGCGTGTCGGTGGCGGGCATCCAGGTGACCGGCGCCGATGCCGGCAATTACACCTTCAACACCACGGCGAGCACGACGGCGACCATCACCAAGGCGGCGCTGACGGTGTCGGCGAGCGGGGTCGACCGGGTCTATGACGCGACCACCGGCGCCACGGTCGCGCTGTCCGACAACCACCTCGGCAGCGACAGCCTGACGCTGGGCTATGGCAGCGCCGGCTTCGGCGACAAGAACGTCGGCACCGGCAAGAGCGTGTCGGTGGCGGGCATCCAGGTGACCGGCGCGGATGCCGGCAACTACACCTTCAACACCACGGCGAGCACGACGGCGAGCATCACCAAGGCGGCGCTCACCATCGCGGCGGCGTCGGATAGCAAGACCTACGACGGCAGCACCACCTCGACGGGCACGGTGACCTCCAGCGGCCTGGTCGCGGGCGACACGCTGGCGGGGTTGAGCCAGAGCTTCGACAGCAGGAACGCTGGACCGCGAACGCTGAGCGTGGACGGAGGCTACACCATCGCCGACGGCAATGGCGGCGGCAACTACCGCGTCACGCTGCAAACGGCTGCCGGCACGATCCTGCAGAAGGGCCTCACGCTGGCGGCGGCGACCGATAGCAAGACCTATGACCGCAGCGTCACCTCGACCGGCACGGTGACCTCCAGCGGCCTGGTCGCGGGTGACACGCTGGCGGGGTTGAGCCAGAGCTTCGACAGCAGGAACGCCGGACGGCGAACGCTGAGCGTGGACGGAGGCTACACCATTGCCGACGGCAATGGCGGTGGCAATTACCGCGTCACGCTACAGACGGCTGCCGGCACGATTGCGCAGCGCCCGCTCACGGTCACCGCGGATCCGAAGAGCCGTTCGGTCGACGATCCGAACCCGCTGCTCACCTATGCCATCGGCGGCCTCGGCCTGGTCAGCGGCGACACCCTGACCGGTGGCCTGGCGACGGCGGCGACAGCACAGTCCGCCGCCGGCAGCTACGCCATCACGCTGGGATCGCTGGCCGCCAGCCCCAATTATGCGCTGACCTATGTCGGAAATAATCTTACGATTGTCGAAAATAATCTCGCCGCCGCGCCGACCGCCAGCTTGATCACGGCTGGCGCGCAATATCAGTCGCCCAAGACGACCAGCATCAATTTCGTCACGACGCCGGGTACACCCGGGCCGCTGATCGCATTCACGCCATCGGCGCCGAACACCAGGACCGCCGCCGCGCCCGACCGTGGCGATTCGAACAAGACCGCCGCCAATCCCAATGACGTGGTCACGAGCAGCATCGGCGCGCTGACGTCCAGCGCCGACGGTCTGGTTTACCAGCCGATCAGCCAATATGATCCCGGGCAATACTCCAACGACAAGCTTCCCGATCATGTCGACCAGGCTGGCCTTGCCACCATCCTGACCATGATCGCCCGCGCGGCCGGCCACGAGCTCACGCCGGCGGCCACGCCTCCGACCATCGATCGATTGTTCGATCCGGCGAAGGGCGCCGACTGGCACGGCGTCGGCTGGGAGAATCCGCTGGTCAACAAGGTGACTTTCGGCAGCGGCCCGCAGGCCTCGGACCTGAGCACCGCGATCGCGCTCCCGCTGGACGGCAAAACCGACATCGGTGCACTGCTCGGGCATGGGCCCGTCATTCTCGGCGGCGCCGGCGATACATGGCTGCTCGCGGTCGCGATGACCGAGAGCGGGATCGTAGCCGACGATCCCGTCACCGGCACCTCGGTTTTGCTCGCTTACGATTCCGCCGCCAAGACCGTCGGTCCGATCAGCAAGATATTCGATTTCACCCACAACAAGTGGATCGCGCTGAGTGGTGCCGCCAACGCAGGTATCGATTTCGTCGATGAGGCGAAGATCGCGGCGTTGCAGACAATGAAGGCGGAAAAATACCTCACCTTCGCCGTAGTCAAGTGA
- a CDS encoding YDG domain-containing protein, with translation MFVQASFKRILLASTALGCALATPGVVHAQNLPTGGSVAAGSVAIAQPTATQMNITQSSQSAVVNWQGFSVGQGSTVNIAQPNASSAILNRVTGNTPSTIAGSVNANGQVYLVNPNGIAITRSGTVNAGGGFVASTLGISDSDFMTGKRTFTGTGASAAVNNAGTITVGRGGYAALIGGAVSNAGLINVPLGKVGLGSGEKATLDFSGDGFLQVTMPTAAGGKDALVKNSGSIIANGGSVIISAATAREAARNAINISGLVQARSIGGHSGAIIIGGGAGGRVKITGRLDATSRRHAGGTINVTGQSIKLKGAAVDASGATGGGDINIGGGRQGSGPLPHADTVTIGADATIKADATQSGNGGNVVVWSDRFTSFAGTIAARGGALSGNGGEAEVSGKAKLAYTGFTDLRAANGSFGTLLLDPYNVTISNGASNTGGSFTANTDDSIINVTTLQNALAGANVMVTTGGAGSAGFQVGNITVADDVTWSSGSTLTLSAYRDIAVNANLTGGAGAHVVLRADNSGTGISRFGIGTVTFGNGKTVTASGGVAIYYNPYKDEQSLPYATPTNFTAFQGTGTTITGYMLVNTVRDLQFVQINLGGAYALGRDIDASATATWNGGGGFVPIGDSTTPFTGKLDGQGHVVSGLTIYRPINPATDNVGLIGFLNGGVLSNIGLVGGSISGRTNVGALVGYNYHGTVQQSYSTAAVTGRGDNVGGLVGYNNVGTVSQSYVTGTVTGSNSVGGVVGYNSGAVEQSYATAAVGGSGNSVGGLAGYNYGTVQQSYATGTVSGADFVGGLVGNNYWGTVQQSYATGAVTGVHYVGGLVGFSSGGGATVNQSYATGAVSGGSYVGGLFGAKFGTVASSYWDVQTSGTSVGSGIGDTSGVTGLTTAQMMDSASFAGFDFASVWASAGNGFRPQLYGVSGVVGVRASATMAYGDAVPTLGASNYLGLGYWNTLTSGATLTTTANSKSNVGSYGITGSGAAATFSGGGASRVVYLPGTLTITPRVLTIAGATGVDKVYDAGTALTAGATGFTFGNAVSGDDISVVAASAIYDSRNAGLRSINVSGLSLSGSAASNYTLNGVVSATGSGTIAQRQLTVSASGVDRVYDATTGATVTLSDNHLGSDSLTLGYGSAGFGDKNVGTGKSVSVAGIQVTGADAGNYTFNTTASTTATITKAALTVSASGVDRVYDATTGATVALSDNHLGSDSLTLGYGSAGFGDKNVGTGKSVSVAGIQVTGADAGNYTFNTTASTTATITKAALTVSASGVDRVYDATTGATVTLSDNHLGNDSLTLGYGSAGFGDKNVGTGKSVSVAGIQVTGTDAGNYTFNTTASTTATITKAALTVSASGVDRVYDATTGATVTLSDNHLGSDSLTLGYGSAGFGDKNVGTGKSVSVAGIQVTGADAGNYTFNTTASTTADITKAALAVSASGVDRVYDATTGATVTLSDNHLGSDSLTLGYGSAGFGDKNVGTGKSVSVAGIQVTGADAGNYTFNTTASTTATITKAALTVSASGVDRVYDATTGATVALSDNHLGSDSLTLGYGSAGFGDKNVGTGKSVSVAGIQVTGADAGNYLQHHRREHDGDHHQGGADGVGERGRPGL, from the coding sequence ATGTTTGTTCAGGCTTCTTTCAAGCGCATTCTATTGGCATCCACGGCGCTCGGATGCGCGCTTGCAACTCCCGGTGTCGTCCACGCGCAAAACCTGCCGACCGGAGGCAGTGTCGCCGCCGGCAGCGTCGCGATCGCGCAGCCCACCGCGACGCAGATGAACATAACCCAGTCGAGCCAGAGCGCCGTCGTCAACTGGCAGGGCTTTTCGGTCGGGCAGGGCAGCACGGTGAATATCGCGCAGCCGAACGCCTCTTCGGCGATCCTCAATCGCGTCACGGGTAATACGCCCTCGACCATCGCCGGTTCAGTCAATGCCAACGGCCAGGTCTACCTGGTCAATCCCAACGGCATCGCCATCACCCGAAGCGGCACCGTCAATGCCGGCGGCGGCTTCGTCGCCTCGACACTGGGGATCTCGGATTCCGACTTCATGACGGGCAAGCGCACGTTCACCGGTACCGGCGCCTCGGCTGCCGTCAACAATGCCGGCACCATCACCGTCGGACGCGGCGGCTACGCGGCGCTAATCGGCGGCGCGGTATCGAACGCTGGCTTGATCAACGTGCCGCTCGGCAAGGTGGGGCTCGGCTCCGGCGAGAAAGCCACGCTCGATTTCTCCGGTGACGGCTTCCTGCAAGTCACGATGCCGACCGCAGCCGGCGGCAAGGACGCGCTGGTCAAGAACTCCGGCTCGATCATCGCCAATGGCGGCAGCGTCATCATCAGCGCGGCGACGGCGCGCGAGGCGGCGCGCAACGCCATCAACATCTCCGGCCTGGTGCAGGCGCGCTCGATCGGCGGGCATAGTGGCGCGATCATCATCGGCGGCGGCGCCGGCGGCCGGGTCAAGATCACCGGACGCCTCGACGCGACCTCGCGCCGTCATGCCGGCGGCACGATCAACGTCACCGGACAATCGATCAAGCTGAAGGGCGCCGCCGTCGATGCGTCCGGCGCGACCGGTGGCGGTGATATCAACATCGGCGGCGGCCGTCAGGGCTCAGGCCCGCTGCCGCACGCCGACACCGTGACCATCGGCGCCGACGCCACCATCAAAGCCGACGCCACGCAGTCAGGCAACGGCGGCAACGTCGTGGTCTGGTCGGATCGGTTCACCAGCTTCGCTGGCACCATCGCCGCGCGCGGTGGCGCGCTGTCCGGCAATGGTGGCGAGGCGGAAGTCTCCGGCAAGGCGAAACTCGCTTACACCGGCTTCACCGATCTACGCGCCGCTAACGGCAGTTTCGGCACGCTGCTGCTTGATCCGTATAACGTCACGATCTCGAACGGGGCCAGCAACACCGGCGGCAGCTTCACCGCAAACACCGACGATTCCATCATCAACGTCACGACGCTGCAGAACGCGCTTGCCGGCGCCAATGTCATGGTCACCACCGGCGGCGCCGGCTCGGCCGGATTCCAGGTGGGCAACATTACAGTGGCCGATGACGTCACCTGGTCGAGTGGCAGCACGCTGACGCTTTCGGCGTATCGCGATATCGCGGTGAACGCCAATCTCACCGGCGGCGCCGGCGCTCATGTGGTATTGCGGGCGGACAATTCCGGAACCGGCATCTCCAGATTCGGCATCGGCACCGTGACATTCGGCAACGGCAAGACGGTGACGGCGAGCGGCGGAGTTGCGATCTATTACAACCCGTACAAGGACGAACAGAGCTTACCCTACGCCACCCCGACGAATTTTACGGCCTTCCAGGGCACCGGCACCACCATCACCGGCTATATGCTGGTGAACACCGTTCGTGACCTGCAATTCGTCCAGATCAATCTCGGCGGCGCCTATGCGCTCGGCCGCGACATCGACGCCAGCGCCACCGCGACCTGGAACGGCGGCGGCGGCTTCGTGCCGATTGGAGACTCCACGACGCCGTTCACCGGCAAGCTCGACGGGCAGGGCCATGTCGTCAGCGGGCTGACCATCTACCGCCCAATTAACCCAGCCACTGATAATGTCGGCTTGATCGGCTTCCTGAATGGCGGCGTGCTCTCCAATATCGGTCTCGTCGGCGGGAGCATCAGCGGCAGGACCAATGTCGGCGCGCTGGTCGGGTATAACTATCACGGCACGGTGCAGCAGAGCTACTCCACCGCCGCGGTTACGGGCAGGGGCGATAATGTTGGCGGGCTGGTTGGGTATAATAATGTCGGCACGGTGAGCCAGAGCTACGTTACCGGCACGGTTACAGGCAGCAACTCTGTCGGTGGGGTGGTCGGGTATAACAGTGGCGCGGTGGAGCAGAGCTATGCCACCGCTGCGGTCGGGGGCAGCGGCAATAGTGTTGGCGGGCTGGCCGGCTATAATTATGGCACGGTGCAGCAGAGCTACGCCACGGGGACGGTCTCGGGCGCTGATTTTGTCGGCGGGCTCGTCGGAAATAACTATTGGGGCACGGTGCAGCAGAGCTACGCCACCGGTGCGGTCACGGGCGTCCATTATGTCGGCGGGCTGGTCGGGTTTAGTAGTGGTGGTGGCGCCACAGTGAACCAGAGCTACGCCACCGGCGCTGTCTCGGGCGGCAGTTATGTCGGCGGGCTGTTCGGGGCGAAGTTCGGTACCGTCGCCTCCTCCTACTGGGATGTGCAGACCAGCGGCACGAGCGTCGGGAGCGGAATCGGCGATACGTCGGGCGTCACCGGCCTGACCACGGCGCAGATGATGGACAGCGCCAGTTTTGCCGGCTTCGATTTCGCGAGCGTCTGGGCGAGCGCGGGCAACGGCTTTCGGCCACAGCTCTACGGCGTCTCCGGCGTGGTCGGTGTGCGCGCCAGTGCTACCATGGCCTATGGCGATGCCGTTCCGACGCTCGGTGCCTCAAACTATCTCGGCCTCGGCTACTGGAACACGCTGACCTCCGGCGCGACACTGACGACGACGGCGAACTCAAAATCCAATGTCGGCAGCTATGGCATCACTGGCAGCGGCGCGGCGGCGACCTTCTCCGGGGGCGGCGCGAGCCGTGTCGTCTATCTGCCCGGAACGCTGACCATCACACCGCGCGTGCTGACGATTGCCGGAGCAACTGGCGTCGACAAGGTGTACGACGCAGGCACTGCGCTCACCGCGGGCGCGACCGGCTTTACGTTTGGCAACGCCGTCTCAGGCGACGACATCTCGGTCGTTGCGGCCTCGGCCATCTATGATTCGCGCAATGCAGGTTTGCGGTCGATCAATGTGTCCGGCCTGTCCCTGTCTGGGTCCGCCGCGAGCAACTACACGCTGAATGGCGTCGTCTCTGCGACCGGTTCCGGCACCATTGCGCAGCGGCAGCTCACGGTGTCGGCGAGCGGGGTCGACCGGGTCTATGACGCGACCACCGGCGCCACGGTCACGCTGTCCGACAACCACCTCGGCAGCGACAGCCTGACGCTGGGCTATGGCAGCGCCGGCTTCGGCGACAAGAACGTCGGCACCGGCAAGAGCGTGTCGGTGGCGGGCATCCAGGTGACCGGCGCCGATGCCGGCAATTACACCTTCAACACCACCGCGAGCACGACGGCGACCATCACCAAGGCGGCGCTGACGGTGTCGGCGAGCGGGGTCGACCGGGTCTATGACGCGACCACCGGCGCCACGGTCGCGCTGTCCGACAACCACCTCGGCAGCGACAGCCTGACGCTGGGCTACGGCAGCGCCGGCTTCGGCGACAAGAACGTCGGCACCGGCAAGAGCGTGTCGGTAGCGGGCATCCAGGTGACCGGCGCCGATGCCGGCAACTACACCTTCAACACCACCGCGAGCACGACGGCGACCATCACCAAGGCGGCGCTGACGGTGTCGGCGAGCGGGGTCGACCGGGTCTATGACGCGACCACCGGCGCCACGGTCACGCTGTCCGACAACCACCTCGGCAACGACAGCCTGACGCTGGGCTATGGCAGTGCCGGCTTCGGCGACAAGAACGTCGGCACCGGCAAGAGCGTGTCGGTGGCGGGCATCCAGGTGACCGGCACCGATGCCGGCAATTACACCTTCAACACCACCGCGAGCACGACGGCGACCATCACCAAGGCGGCGCTGACGGTGTCGGCGAGCGGGGTCGACCGGGTCTATGACGCGACCACCGGCGCCACGGTCACGCTGTCCGACAACCACCTCGGCAGCGACAGCCTGACGCTGGGCTACGGCAGCGCCGGCTTCGGCGACAAGAACGTCGGCACCGGCAAGAGCGTGTCGGTGGCGGGCATCCAGGTGACCGGCGCGGATGCCGGCAATTACACCTTCAACACCACCGCGAGCACGACGGCTGATATCACCAAGGCGGCGCTCGCGGTGTCGGCGAGCGGGGTCGACCGGGTCTATGACGCGACCACCGGCGCCACGGTCACGCTGTCCGACAACCACCTCGGCAGCGACAGCCTGACGCTGGGCTATGGCAGCGCCGGCTTCGGCGACAAGAACGTCGGCACCGGCAAGAGCGTGTCGGTGGCGGGCATCCAGGTGACCGGCGCCGATGCCGGCAATTACACCTTCAACACCACGGCGAGCACGACGGCGACCATCACCAAGGCGGCGCTGACGGTGTCGGCGAGCGGGGTCGACCGGGTCTATGACGCGACCACCGGCGCCACGGTCGCGCTGTCCGACAACCACCTCGGCAGCGACAGCCTGACGCTGGGCTACGGCAGCGCCGGCTTCGGCGACAAGAACGTCGGCACCGGCAAGAGCGTGTCGGTGGCGGGCATCCAGGTGACCGGCGCCGATGCCGGCAACTACCTTCAACACCACCGCCGCGAGCACGACGGCGACCATCACCAAGGCGGCGCTGACGGTGTCGGCGAGCGGGGTCGACCGGGTCTATGA
- a CDS encoding ShlB/FhaC/HecB family hemolysin secretion/activation protein, producing MVVALACLPVSGFAQTASQITPPSFRPSIERQGGFALPGTPGLATPAGAEKLFVRLSGVSIEGGLPALAAVTAELQARLTGRKISGADIFAAARDLETAYAKAGYVLVRVILPPQQLVNGARLKLVVVDGFIERIDTKDVPERVRERIMTLVGPLTGRRGLTLTEIERRVLLAGDTPGVVLRSTLAPGKGEGTTILVIDAKYQAVSETLTFDNTLSKALGRTTLGAGLDFNSIAGLGELVYLRAAGHPDDGNNGFFETYPRNRTLAAGFILPLWIDGLTFNAEYTDARTTPEAVAGIQTTDTFERLSLRLRYAWLRGRIANFNSEVSFDAQDEKQSLFVATVPVPLSVDRLRIVRFANDGDVLTPWGATLSGRATASFGINGLGARSAVDASVLLPLSRQGADASFQKFDITIGYGQALIEHLAISLAARAQTSFNAPLVRSEQIGIANTSGLSAFDAGTVVGDQGYVVRGELSSPWSLPLPNDAIGVVAAPYLFGAYGEVSLKNPTALEVASIRATSYGGGLRLGGAAPGTLSNGSLSLEYGHAYRSDGAPAGDRFTVVSAFRF from the coding sequence GTGGTTGTTGCACTTGCGTGCCTGCCAGTGTCCGGCTTTGCGCAGACCGCTTCGCAGATAACACCACCTAGTTTCCGCCCCAGTATCGAGCGTCAGGGCGGCTTTGCGCTGCCGGGCACGCCGGGATTGGCGACACCGGCAGGCGCCGAAAAACTCTTCGTCAGATTGTCGGGGGTCAGCATCGAGGGCGGCCTGCCGGCGCTCGCGGCGGTGACCGCCGAACTCCAGGCGCGGCTGACCGGCCGCAAAATCTCCGGGGCCGACATCTTCGCCGCGGCGCGAGATCTCGAAACTGCCTATGCCAAGGCGGGCTACGTTCTGGTTCGGGTCATCCTGCCGCCGCAGCAACTGGTCAACGGGGCGCGGCTGAAGCTGGTCGTGGTTGACGGTTTCATCGAGCGGATCGACACCAAGGACGTGCCGGAGCGGGTGCGCGAAAGGATCATGACGCTGGTCGGTCCGCTGACCGGCCGCCGCGGTCTGACGCTGACCGAGATCGAACGCCGGGTGCTGTTGGCCGGCGATACGCCGGGCGTGGTGCTGCGTTCGACATTGGCGCCGGGCAAAGGCGAGGGCACCACCATCCTGGTGATCGACGCCAAGTACCAGGCAGTGAGCGAGACGCTGACTTTCGATAATACATTGTCGAAGGCGCTCGGCCGCACGACGTTAGGCGCCGGCCTCGACTTCAACAGCATCGCCGGTCTCGGCGAACTGGTGTACCTGCGCGCCGCGGGTCACCCTGACGACGGCAACAACGGTTTCTTCGAGACCTACCCGCGCAACCGGACGCTGGCCGCGGGGTTCATCCTGCCGCTGTGGATCGATGGCCTGACCTTCAACGCCGAGTATACCGACGCTCGGACCACCCCCGAGGCGGTCGCCGGGATTCAGACTACCGACACATTCGAAAGACTGTCGCTGCGGCTACGCTATGCCTGGCTGCGCGGACGTATCGCCAACTTCAACAGCGAAGTGTCGTTCGATGCGCAGGACGAGAAGCAGAGCCTGTTCGTGGCTACCGTGCCGGTGCCGCTGTCAGTGGATCGGCTGCGCATCGTCCGCTTCGCCAATGACGGCGACGTGCTGACGCCGTGGGGCGCCACCCTCTCCGGCCGCGCCACCGCCTCGTTTGGTATCAACGGGCTTGGCGCGCGCAGCGCGGTGGATGCCAGCGTGCTGCTGCCGCTGTCGCGCCAGGGCGCCGACGCCAGCTTCCAGAAGTTCGACATCACGATTGGCTATGGACAGGCCCTGATCGAGCATCTCGCGATCAGTCTCGCAGCGCGGGCGCAGACTTCGTTTAACGCACCGCTGGTCCGTAGCGAGCAGATCGGCATCGCCAACACCTCGGGCCTGTCGGCATTCGACGCCGGCACCGTGGTTGGCGATCAGGGCTATGTGGTGCGCGGCGAACTGTCGTCGCCATGGAGCCTGCCGCTGCCAAATGATGCTATCGGCGTGGTCGCAGCGCCCTATTTATTCGGTGCCTACGGCGAGGTTTCTTTGAAGAATCCGACAGCGCTGGAAGTCGCGTCGATCCGCGCCACCTCCTATGGCGGCGGTCTGCGTCTCGGCGGTGCTGCGCCCGGCACGCTGTCGAACGGGTCGCTCTCGCTCGAATATGGCCACGCCTATCGGAGCGACGGGGCTCCGGCAGGCGATCGCTTTACTGTAGTATCTGCCTTCAGATTCTAG
- the yacG gene encoding DNA gyrase inhibitor YacG, with translation MDDHLKKPAGPLKTCPICGKPQAQATRPFCSSRCRDVDLNRWLKGSYVIPGRDDEVDDIE, from the coding sequence ATGGACGACCACCTCAAAAAGCCCGCCGGACCCCTCAAAACCTGCCCGATCTGCGGCAAGCCGCAGGCGCAGGCCACCCGTCCGTTCTGCTCCTCGCGTTGCCGCGACGTCGACCTGAACCGATGGCTGAAGGGCTCCTATGTCATCCCCGGTCGCGACGACGAGGTGGATGACATCGAATAA
- a CDS encoding Maf-like protein produces the protein MLGRPKFVLASGSPRRLSLLNQAGIDPDALRPADVDETPKRGELPRACANRLARAKADAALKSVQLDDELRGAFILSADTVVAVGRRILPKANLVDEAAQCLRLLSGRNHRVYTAICLVTPREAFRQRLVETRVRFKRLSEDDIQAYIGSGEWRGKAGGYAVQGIAGSFVVKMVGSYSNVVGLPLYETTTLLGGEGFPIRFGWLNATAV, from the coding sequence ATGCTCGGCCGCCCCAAATTCGTTCTCGCCTCCGGTTCGCCGCGGCGCCTGTCGCTGCTCAACCAGGCCGGCATCGACCCGGACGCGCTCCGGCCGGCCGATGTCGACGAGACGCCGAAGCGGGGCGAGCTGCCGCGTGCCTGCGCCAATCGGCTTGCCAGGGCCAAGGCCGATGCGGCGCTCAAATCGGTGCAGCTCGACGACGAGCTCCGCGGCGCCTTCATCCTGTCCGCCGATACGGTGGTGGCGGTCGGCCGCCGCATCCTGCCAAAGGCCAATCTCGTGGACGAGGCCGCGCAGTGCCTGCGGCTGCTGTCGGGCCGCAACCACCGCGTCTACACCGCGATCTGCCTGGTGACGCCGCGCGAGGCTTTTCGCCAGCGCCTGGTCGAGACCCGCGTCCGCTTCAAGCGCCTGTCGGAAGACGACATCCAGGCCTATATCGGCTCGGGCGAATGGCGCGGCAAAGCCGGCGGCTACGCGGTGCAGGGCATCGCCGGCTCGTTCGTGGTGAAGATGGTCGGGTCCTACTCCAACGTGGTCGGCCTGCCGCTCTACGAGACCACGACGCTGCTCGGCGGCGAAGGCTTTCCGATTCGCTTCGGCTGGCTCAACGCCACCGCCGTGTGA